Proteins encoded in a region of the Quercus lobata isolate SW786 chromosome 8, ValleyOak3.0 Primary Assembly, whole genome shotgun sequence genome:
- the LOC115956080 gene encoding FBD-associated F-box protein At4g10400-like: MEDSSTTNGEDWISRLPDSLLCHILSFLSPKEAVGTSILSKRWENLWTSVPSLYFCDTFTTDSGNYMNKVNCFIDYVNWVLAHRDGFAIEKCNLSCYTLHASAHLYSWACAAIACMVQELTIKSELFRVGQLPWCLLTCKTLVVLKIHGRFVLNFPTFICLPRLKFLYLNSVIYGDDASMQKLISSCPVLEDLVIKRHDWDGVGIMNISVPSLKRLSIFSLSLRSIGNYEYKVVINTPNLEYLEIDDYMYEDYSVNSSPSLVEACIQGTCVFGLLDGISQVKLLALSGYAMQSLHNIVPILPTFYNLTHLKLGLEDNVGWELLPNILQSSPNLKVLNFKEGLVKPFNKGIFQFSWNPPRCVPHCLLLHLKTIEIHNFLGTPDEVKLVKYLLRHAKVLVLMTIYWYDLMMDSESLTTMVKTKVDISKSPRGSNTCQLIFHDLLY; the protein is encoded by the exons ATGGAGGATTCAAGTACCACCAATGGTGAAGACTGGATTAGTAGGTTACCAGATTCACTTCTTTGTCACATACTCTCATTTCTTTCACCAAAGGAAGCAGTTGGGACTAGCATCTTGTCAAAGAGATGGGAGAACCTATGGACTTCTGTCCCCAGTCTTTATTTTTGTGATACCTTTACGACTGACTCTGGTAATTACATGAACAAGGTAAATTGCTTTATTGATTATGTAAACTGGGTTCTTGCTCATCGTGATGGATTTGCCATTGAAAAATGCAATCTCTCATGCTACACATTACATGCATCAGCACATCTTTATTCATGGGCTTGTGCTGCGATTGCTTGTATGGTTCAAGAGCTAACAATTAAGTCTGAGCTTTTTCGAGTAGGACAGTTGCCATGGTGCCTTCTCACATGCAAAACACTTGTGGTTTTAAAAATTCATGGAAGATTTGTGCTCAACTTCCCAACATTTATTTGTTTGCCAAGACTTAAGTTCCTTTATCTGAATTCGGTTATATATGGGGATGATGCTTCAATGCAAAAGCTCATTTCTAGTTGTCCTGTCCTTGAAGATTTGGTCATAAAGAGGCATGACTGGGATGGTGTGGGGATTATGAATATCTCTGTACCTTCATTGAAAAGATTGTCAATATTTTCCTTAAGTCTGAGAAGCATAGGAAATTATGAGTACAAGGTTGTCATTAATACCCCAAATCTTGAGTATCTTGAAATTGATGATTATATGTATGAAGATTATTCAGTGAATTCCTCACCCTCTTTGGTTGAAGCATGCATCCAAGGTACATGTGTATTTGGACTTCTTGATGGAATCTCTCAAGTCAAGCTTTTAGCATTATCTGGTTATGCGATGCAG TCTCTGCACAATATTGTTCCCATCCTCCCCACCTTTTATAATCTCACCCATTTGAAGCTTGGACTTGAAGACAATGTTGGTTGGGAACTACTACCAAATATACTTCAGAGTTCACCCAATCTCAAAGTTCTTAACTTTAAGGAG GGACTTGTAAAACCTTTCAACAAAGGAATCTTTCAATTCAGCTGGAATCCGCCTAGATGTGTGCCACATTGTCTGCTCTTGCATCTTAAGACAATtgaaattcacaattttcttggAACACCAGATGAGgtaaaacttgtaaaatatttgcTGAGGCATGCAAAAGTTTTGGTATTGATGACAATATATTGGTACGATTTAATGATGGACTCAGAAAGCCTAACGACAATGGTAAAGACGAAAGTTGATATATCAAAGTCTCCAAGAGGTTCAAATACCTGTCAACTCATATTTCATGATTTGTTGTATTGA
- the LOC115956400 gene encoding uncharacterized protein LOC115956400, whose protein sequence is MHARKKGKKGVALKLDISKAYDRVEWHFMQSIMEKMGFPTGWIERATQAEGETIAEILQTYERAFGQSINLEKYLAYFSTNTSERQKGQILEILGVKEVDQFVKYLGLPTLIGWAKYNTFSDLKDRVWKKLQGWKGMLLSRAGKEILIKVVAQAIPTYTMSVFQIPLKFCSELEALCARFWWGQIGNGRKIHWKSWDKLMTSKKEGGMGFRDLRAFNLAMLARQGWRLIQGIDSLLYRCFKARYFPRSSFLEAKESPKCSYVWRSLMAAQPILQAGGLFSVKSAYHVARRLLTDANWGGTSMEGDAKNIWSAIWKLRLPNKVKVFVWRACHEILPIAANLTIRKCNSLLHGGRLKVPSSLNTRAEEYITEFRSAQNRLDVQRTQQPIGDIWQPLPLEEFKLNFDAAVFSDLGRTGYGAIIRNEKGEVMAAMTASGPMVCNSNEAEFLACQKAIEFGVDAGFSRLIVEGDNINVTHAISSSLENTSPFGNVVDDIRHLLRSLQWVSVGYIRRGGNQVAHVLAQFARNTLDEDVYWMEDSPPPAIEALYRDLSLL, encoded by the exons ATGCATGccagaaaaaaagggaaaaagggtGTGGCTTTGAAGCTTGATATCAGCAAGGCCTATGACCGGGTTGAGTGGCACTTCATGCAAAGTATTATGGAGAAAATGGGATTCCCAACTGGTTGGATAGAGAGG GCAACTCAGGCTGAAGGAGAAACCATAGCAGAAATCCTCCAAACTTATGAGAGAGCTTTTGGGCAAAGCATTAATTTGGAAAAGTATTTAGCTTATTTCAGCACTAATACTTCGGAAAGGCAAAAGGGACAGATTTTGGAGATTTTGGGAGTAAAGGAAGTGGACCAGTTTGTTAAATATTTGGGCCTACCAACTTTAATTGGTTGGGCTAAGTATAACACCTTCTCTGATTTGAAGGACAGAGTTTGGAAGAAACTCCAAGGATGGAAAGGAATGTTGCTGTCTAGGGCTGGCAAGGAAATCCTCATCAAAGTTGTGGCTCAAGCTATACCCACATACACTATGAGTGTATTCCAAATCCCTTTGAAATTTTGCTCTGAACTTGAAGCGTTGTGTGCaagattttggtggggtcaaattGGCAATGGACGAAAAATTCATTGGAAGAGTTGGGATAAGCTAATGACTTCAAAGAAAGAGGGTGGAATGGGGTTTCGAGATTTGAGAGCCTTCAACTTGGCTATGTTGGCCAGGCAAGGGTGGAGGTTGATTCAAGGTATTGATTCGCTGCTTTATCGATGCTTTAAGGCGAGGTACTTTCCGAGATCATCATTCCTAGAGGCTAAAGAATCCCCTAAGTGTTCATATGTGTGGAGGAGTTTGATGGCAGCACAACCAATTCTTCAAGCAG GGGGGTTGTTTAGTGTTAAGTCAGCTTATCATGTAGCGAGGAGGCTCTTAACTGATGCTAACTGGGGTGGAACATCAATGGAAGGTGATGCAAAAAATATCTGGAGTGCCATATGGAAGCTTCGACTTCCAAACAAAGTGAAAGTCTTTGTATGGAGAGCATGCCACGAGATACTCCCAATTGCTGCAAATCTGACCATAAGAAAG TGTAACAGCCTGCTGCATGGTGGTCGACTGAAGGTACCAAGTAGTTTAAATACTCGGGCTGAGGAGTATATCACAGAGTTTAGAAGTGCACAAAATCGGCTGGATGTGCAACGAACACAGCAACCAATAGGTGATATTTGGCAGCCACTGCCACTAGAAGAGTTTAAACTAAACTTTGATGCTGCTGTGTTTTCAGATTTAGGTAGAACAGGCTATGGTGCAATTATTCGAAATGAAAAAGGTGAAGTAATGGCTGCTATGACTGCTAGTGGTCCGATGGTGTGCAACAGCAATGAAGCTGAATTTCTTGCTTGCCAAAAAGCTATAGAGTTTGGAGTGGATGCTGGATTTTCGAGGTTGATAGTTGAAGGGGACAATATCAATGTTACTCATgctatctcttcttctttggaAAACACTTCTCCATTTGGCAATGTTGTGGATGACATTCGCCATTTGTTGCGGAGTTTGCAATGGGTTAGTGTTGGCTATATTAGGAGGGGTGGGAATCAAGTAGCACATGTTTTGGCCCAATTTGCTAGAAATACTTTAGATGAGGATGTTTACTGGATGGAGGACTCTCCCCCACCAGCAATTGAAGCCTTGTATCGTGATCTTTCACTTCTTTAA
- the LOC115956399 gene encoding uncharacterized protein LOC115956399: MEDAVCDRLDKMKLTIEEEETIAISDEGRLEAIESCTSSFIGKFLTCKSFNKVATKNMIRHTWGLNESMQILEVGPKFFQFKFQSEFDLERILRGGPWSFDNQLLLLQRWKKGMTVRNIRLELASLWVQIWDASFDMVSPHVAREVGSRLGKVEEVEWKKRKDDISHDLRHCAAHYAVEKKSERIEYQYGDFLRAVGGRPRTLSAKASG; this comes from the exons ATGGAGGACGCTGTGTGTGATAGGCTCGATAAGATGAAGTTGactatagaagaagaagaaactataGCCATCTCGGATGAAGGAAGATTGGAAGCTATTGAAAGTTGCACTTCGAGTTTCATTGGAAAATTCCTCACATGTAAGTCGTTCAACAAAGTTGCAACGAAGAATATGATTCGGCACACGTGGGGATTGAATGAATCTATGCAAATTCTTGAAGTAGGGCCAAAATTCtttcaattcaaatttcaatcaGAGTTTGATTTGGAGAGGATCTTGAGAGGAGGCCCTTGGTCCTTTGATAATCAGCTACTATTACTTCAGAGGTGGAAAAAGGGTATGACTGTGAGAAATATTCGATTGGAGTTGGCATCCCTTTGGGTTCAAATATGGGATGCATCATTTGACATGGTTTCACCTCATGTAGCAAGGGAAGTGGGAAGCCGTCTGGGCAAGGTTGAGGAGGTGGAATGGAAGAAACGGAAAGACGATATAA GCCATGATTTGAGGCATTGTGCAGCCCATTATGCAGTggagaaaaagagtgaaagaatTGAATATCAATATGGTGACTTTCTCAGAGCTGTAGGTGGTCGTCCAAGAACACTATCTGCTAAAGCTTCAGGTTAG
- the LOC115956401 gene encoding F-box/LRR-repeat protein At1g55660-like translates to MEDSSTTNGEDWICRLPDSLLCHILSFLSPKEAVGTSILSKRWENLWISVPSLYFCDTFTTDCGNYMNKANCYIDYVNWVLAHRDGFAIEKCNLSSYTLHASAHLYSCTCAVIACTVQELTIKSELFRVGQLPWCLLTCKCKTLVVLKIHGRFVLNFPTFICLPRLKFVYLNSVIYGDDASMQKLFSSCPVLEDLVIKRHDWDGVGIILLYMGTTTKYTSEFTQSQSS, encoded by the coding sequence ATGGAGGATTCAAGTACCACCAATGGTGAAGACTGGATTTGTAGGTTACCAGATTCACTTCTTTGTCACATACTCTCATTTCTTTCACCAAAGGAAGCAGTTGGGACTAGCATCTTGTCAAAGAGATGGGAGAACCTATGGATTTCTGTCCCCAGTCTTTATTTTTGTGACACCTTTACGACTGACTGTGGTAATTACATGAACAAGGCAAATTGCTATATTGATTATGTAAACTGGGTTCTTGCTCATCGTGATGGATTTGCCATTGAAAAATGCAATCTCTCAAGCTACACATTACATGCATCAGCACATCTTTATTCATGTACTTGTGCTGTGATTGCTTGTACGGTTCAAGAGCTAACAATTAAGTCTGAGCTTTTCCGAGTAGGACAGTTGCCATGGTGCCTTCTCACATGCAAATGCAAAACACTTGTGGTTTTAAAAATTCATGGAAGATTTGTGCTCAACTTCCCAACATTTATTTGTTTGCCAAGACTTAAGTTCGTTTATCTGAATTCTGTTATATATGGGGATGATGCTTCAATGCAAAAGCTCTTTTCTAGTTGTCCCGTCCTTGAAGATTTGGTCATAAAGAGGCATGACTGGGATGGTGTGGGGATTATTCTGTTATATATGGGAACTACTACCAAATATACTTCAGAGTTCACCCAATCTCAAAGTTCTTAA